TGCGCTGCCCTACGCGAGAAAACACGGTGAATACCTCTTCTTTTTCGGGGCCACTCATGGGCCGCTCCAGTAGCTCGAATGCCCGAATAGAATAGTCAATTAGCAAGAACAGCACGTCGCGGTAGGCCCAGTCGGGAATGGCCGCGCCGCGCTTCGCTTCCACGGCCGCATGAATGGCAGCAATGCTGTCGATGGCACGCTCGGCGCTGGCCTGGGGGGCAAATACAATCTGGCGGGCGTACTCTACGGTGGAGAACAGGCGCGCCAGCGGGTCGGCGGGCAGTCGGCCGGTAAAGTAAAGCCAGTCAACAGCCTTATTGAGCGCAAACTCCGCCGCCGCGCCGGCAAAGATTACAAGTACCGTGTCGGCCTTACCCCAGATGGTCCGCACCACGGAGTGCTTCGGCACAAAATATTCCATAGAACAAGAACCGGAAAAGACAGCAAAAGGCTCCCAGAGCCTGTGATTACAACGGCTGCTGCGCTACTAAAGAGCCAAAGTAGCAGAACGTTAAGCTGCTGCCAACTCATATCCCGTCCAAAAGAAAAAATGTACCCTCACTCATCCGGGTACTGTGGCGGCTCTTCGTCATGGGAGGCGTGGGGGGAGCTGGGGCTGGGGCCGCAGCCGGCCATAATGGCGCACTCCAGGGGCTGGCCGTGGTGAAAGCGCAAAAAACCAACCGTCGCGAGCCACATAGCCAGGCAAGGCGCTACCCAATACACCCAAAGTGCATGATAGTGGCCGGCCGCTACAGCCGTGCCCAGCGAGCGGGCCGGGTTCAAGCTCATCCCGGAGTAAGGTGTTTCAACGAGAATATACAAGGCCACCAGCGCGCCCAACAGCCATCCAGCCCACTTTTTCAACCGGGTCGAATGCAGGGCAATGAGCGTTACTAGCATCATCACAAAACAGATAATAAACTCGGCGGCGAAGGCGATCAGCTCGCCTTGCAAATACAGCGGGTGGGGCTGCGTCACCGTGTATTTTACGGCCGGATGCGCGTAGAATTCGGGCAAACAAAGCTTCAGCAAGTGGGCCGCCCCAATGGCCCCGCATAGTT
The window above is part of the Hymenobacter radiodurans genome. Proteins encoded here:
- a CDS encoding MIP/aquaporin family protein, encoding MPFAYRLLSALRRHWPHYVAETLGLAFFVGSAGLLTILFEHPASPVRQSFAESHLLRRGLLGLGMGLVLVIVIYNPWGKRSGAHINPAVTLAFYQLGKIRLPDAVWYVLAQLCGAIGAAHLLKLCLPEFYAHPAVKYTVTQPHPLYLQGELIAFAAEFIICFVMMLVTLIALHSTRLKKWAGWLLGALVALYILVETPYSGMSLNPARSLGTAVAAGHYHALWVYWVAPCLAMWLATVGFLRFHHGQPLECAIMAGCGPSPSSPHASHDEEPPQYPDE
- a CDS encoding oxygenase MpaB family protein, with the protein product MEYFVPKHSVVRTIWGKADTVLVIFAGAAAEFALNKAVDWLYFTGRLPADPLARLFSTVEYARQIVFAPQASAERAIDSIAAIHAAVEAKRGAAIPDWAYRDVLFLLIDYSIRAFELLERPMSGPEKEEVFTVFSRVGQRMGIPDLPPTYAQWLVVRQQHLASDLEYSRFTKDLYQQYRKHLGPVRYWLLLHAQRLVVPATVRDLLQLGTRSWLRPVVPVYRRTQHLSLSQWVKSALLPPTYKAKIKALDRDPVELMHSAGVHS